From Cryptococcus neoformans var. grubii H99 chromosome 6, complete sequence:
CCTTCATTTGGCAATGGAGCGCCAGCGAATATTGTCCAGGAGAGGAATGGAACAGAGGGGGCCCCGAGTGATGATCATGGGCCCTCAAAGTTCAGGAAAGACAACAGTCATGAAGAACTTGGTCAATTTGGCTTTAGGGACCGGTATGGGCTGGACACCTGGTGTGATTGGTCTGGATCCGTCAAGCGTAAGTCTATAGAAGGTTGTGAGGTAACAGCAGAGACTCATCTTTGACAACAGCCTCCTAATCTTATCCCGGGAAGTTTGTCCATCTCCACACCGTCACATCCGATCCCTACCCATCATTTGGCTCATCCCTTAGGCTCACCTCCAGCTTCTACTGCAGCCAATACTGTCTCGGGAGATGTAGAAACAGCTAGCTGGTGGCTTGGAGCTCTCGAACCGACAAACAAGAATGCTGAAGTATGGCGGGTTTTGGTTGAGCACATGGCAGAAGCTTGGGGAATGAGATGCGAAAAAGACAAGACAGGTATGTATTACCATTGGATGGCTTGAAGAGGAATCTCACAAAGACATTTTGTAGCAAACATCTCTGGCCTCTTCCTCGATACTCCTGCCGCATTCACTGTCCCTACTCTCGGCACCAAGAAAGACGACCCTAAAGCTCGATATACTTTGGTGAGCCACGCTATCGAGGCGTTTGATATCGAcaccatcatcgtcattggCCACGAAAAGCTACACATTGATCTCTCCCGTCTTCCCCTCGTACAATCCCTCAAACTCAACGTGATCCGTATTCCTAAATCAGGAGGCGCCGTCGATCTTGATGACCACGATCGCGAGACcgctcatctcttccaagTCCGAACCTACTTTTACGGTGAACCCCCTCTCCCGCCACAAATCTCCGGTCTGGTAGGGAAAATGGTGTCTGTCGATTTCGAATTATCACCATACTCGTTCCAGATTCCGTGGAGCAGGCTTGTCGTCCTCCgcgttggagaagaaaattCGGCCCCGTCGTCGGCCTTGCCTCTTGGCTCCAGCAAGGTGCTTTCACCTTTAAGATTGACGAGGGTGGATCCCAGTGGACCTGGACATGTGGTGAGACTGTTGAATAGAGTCTTGGCGTTGGTGGATGTCAAGCCTGAGGATAGGATTGTGCCGGCGAAGGAATCAGAAGTAAAGGAGgaagtgaaggaagaaaagtaCGAAAAGGATGGGGAAATTAAGCaagatggtgaaggagagaagaaaggggaaggggagagcgagggagaaggagaaggagaaggagaaggtggtgagggagaaggtgaagctgaagatgaggacgatgaggaagtACCGTTCAGGGAAGAGATTGGTACAAGGGAAGTGATGGGTTTTATCGTCATGCAAGTCTTTTACCTCCCTCTTATATTTCCTATGCTGACTTAACATGCAGCACTGCCATAGATACGTTCGCTCGTAAATACACCGTGCTATCACCCACACCAGGTCGTCTGCCAACTACGGTTGCCATCGCTGGCGCTATTGAATGGGTCGACTCTGCTTAAGATTGCACCATCAACATTAACAGAAAACCGCATCATAGATTAGCACAAGCGTAGATTCACATCAAATAACCATGCCAAGCATGTATAATGCTGTTAACGCGCCCTTTTTGAATCGTCTATATCTTCTTGACATATCTCGCTAATAAATGGCTTAAACATCCGCCttaccctccttctccccctccccctgAGCCGCCGCCTCCTTGGccaactcttctttcctcttctccttttcttgctGTCCCTTCAAAACCCACGCCAAAGGCGCCTTTTCCACAAACATCCGTCTCAACTCTTCAGTCTTTTCAGTCCCGGCTTTAGCCTCTGCAAATATGAGCGCCTCTTGCAACGTCCTGATATCAGCCTGTACAGAAACAAGGGAACGAAGAATGTTGATAGCGCCATCCACATCCTCGGAAGCCACTTCCAACCTCCCCTTGGCAGCGCCCAAAAGACCTTTGGCGTCGCCGGCAGCCTTTTTTGCTTCGATGTATTCTGCGTTGAACGCCTCTGGGGACTTGCCGGTGGGCAAGAGGGTGGGTAAGGATTGCTTGATGGTAGATACGAGGGTCTCGGGGACATCAActgggagagaagatgcgAGACGGTTGAAAGCGAGGATCTGGACGTGGAGGGTGGGGTTGGAAGGGGAGAGTGCTTgggcttgaagaagacatcGGAGGGCAGCGAGATACATTTCTATTTCCCAATTTCCCTTTGTCAGCTTACCTCTAAATAGCCAAAGGAGCAGAAAATAAAACAACATGTAAAAAGACAAATCTACTCACTCTTCCTGATGTAAATCTCGTAACCAGCCAACCAAATTTCAACTCTCTCACCCTGTTTCGCCTCCAACGGCTTCCACAGCTTCAGCGCATCGTCCAACAATGTCTCGCTCTTGAGCAGCTTTTGTCCGTCAGGGTCATCATCAGGGAGAGGCGgttcctcctttttctcgccGGAGGCGGCAGCAGCCTTTTTGGCTTTTTGTTCAGCTTTTTGGGCCTTTTTAGTAGCTTTTTTGCGTTCAGCTTCTTGTTCGGGGGCTGTAATTCAGATAAAACAATGGTGTCAGGCTGCTCTCTGAGAAAATAGTGAGAGGACGCACTAAGCTTTTCTTCGATGATACTGGGATCATCGTTGACACGAAGGTAAACATCGATAGCTGCTAGCGCGGCCTTGGCGTAACCAGGATGTGATCTGAGATTCTCCTCATACTTCAACAAGCTATCGACCATTCAGTACTTTTCTCCCTACTAGGAAGTAGCCCTGGAGACCCggggggggagggaggggGGTGATATACTCACTGAGTGTACGCCTGGAAAGTCATCCTTCTCGCACAGTACCCATGGAAATCATACTGATCATCCTCATACTCCTGGAACACCTTGGCCACCGTCTGGTACCTCTTGAGCGCCATCCCGGTATTCCCATTCAACCTATACGCATCTCCCGATTCCTGGAGGAACCACAACGACTGAAGGTCTGTCAAGTCTTGAGCTGGGGtcacatccttctttgtgAATATGCCGAGCAGCTGCTCGGCCTTTTCGACGTCGCCGGCGCGGAACCAGTATTTGGCGGCTTTACCGTTTAGGAATCGATCTTGGCCGTCGAGCAATCGGGCCTTTTCCATTTCGTGTGCGGCGCCGAGGGGGTCGCCGGAACGCTTGAGGACGATGGCTTTGGCCATATAGAGTTCGGGCAAGGTGGGGGTGTGGTCGAGAGCGAGAGaaaggaggtggagagagCGGGCGTAGGATGGAATGGGGTTGAGAGGGTGGGCAAGGTGAAGGGCGAGGTAATAGTACGCCCAAAGAAGGACCGTGGGAGGAGAAATGGTTCCTATCTCGAGAGTCAGGTTATATgatcttttttctttgtgTATGAAGTAAAACATACCATCGTTAGACAATGTAGAGTCCTTTTCAAGCTTTTGAATAATCCCTTCAACGATCTCGCCTACGAtaaccatcttctcttgaTCAGAGTAGATACTCTTAACATCCACGAAGAGTGAAGGGACACCGCGTTCGAGGCCCTTGATAATATAAGCTTGAGCGAGCTCACGGAATTTATCGCCTGTGGTTTTTTTATTAGCTAAGCGAGtacgaagaggagaagataaCTTGCCTTGGGCAACATCAAGAGCCAAACGACGAGGAGCAGAAGATCGAGGGAAAGTTTGAGAGAATTCGTCAAGGTTTTGGAGAAGGCTAGCTCGGGTAATATCATCAAGTGGGCCAGCTAGACACAGTGATTAATGCAAGATTTACAAAGGcataagaagaagaaaataGAAAATTCTTACAAATGTCAACCCCCTTTGTCTTGAAGTAGCCACGATAGTACGCTAAATTGTCCGAGTTTTGCTTGAGAAGGTCCTGATAGGTCTGAAGAGCTTCGTCGGTGCGGCCGAGGGCAGTGAGAATGTCCGCTATGGAGTGAGAGTGGGTATTTCAGCAAAGAGAACCATTCCACAACGAGGTAATACACACCTTTGATTTGAGAGACCTCTCCTCGGGGGCTGATCACACCTTCTTTAATACCCTTTTCCAATCTTTCGAGCGCTTCTTCGTTCCTGCCTGCATCCGCGCAAAGCTGGATAATATGCAGCAAGACCTGCGCCTTTTCCTGTGCATTCGCTCCCTCAGTCTGTACGGCGGACTGGTACAAGTCATAAGTCTTGATGGCTTCTTCACGGTCCCCTGCGAGTTCGTGGGCGATGACAAGTCCGAGCCAGGCAGAACGGATCTGAGGACGAAGAACGGTGTAGTGGTGACGAACTTGGACCGCAGCGTCGTACTGTCGGGTATGGGTGAGGAGTGCGATGGAATCTCGAATAAGAGGAATGTTATCCTTGTCGTTTCCATTTGGGGTCAGTACCAGCCATATGGGTCATGTAGTAATACGTACAGGATCTTGCCTACGAGCCATTGCAAATGCTCTTGACGCCTCATCCCAGTCTTTGCGGTTCTTTGCGAGGATACCAAGGACATGCCAGGTGATATGGCTGGTAATGTCCTTTTTCACGGCGAGACGGGCCATAgcctctgcttcctctcGTTTGGGCACGGAAGAAGCGGTTGGAGGGTCTGGAAGAGACGAGTGGAGTGTGAGGGCCTTTATTGCGAGTGTCTCTCCATGGTTGGGAAACTTTTTCAAGATTGTGTCTGCGACTTTTAATCCCTTTTTGTACTGCTTGAGCTCGTACTGGGTCTATGGGAGGTATCTCAGCATGCAGTGGGTGTGGAGCGTGGTTGCTGCACGTACGAGTAGCTCCCTGAAAAGCTTGTTCTCCTTGTCTGGGAGCTGCCTGTGTTTAGGGATTGCTGCCATTGCGAGATGTGTGAATGGATATGGAGATGTaaaatggaaagagtgGGTGAAATGCCGGTGGAATGGAATGACGCCgcatcttttctttccaagACTGCATTTCTCAGCCGCACCTATACTTTTTGTGTACTTTCCATCgtcctccatcatctttcgTCTGCCCGTCTACGGCTTCCGGAGGGCTACATCCGCCTTGAGGCCCGCATTTGAGCGGTATACATAACCAGGTGCAAGGAACACTGGACGCACATGTTGTCCAGGTCGTAAGCGATGGCATCTCCCCTGCACGAGAACGACGAAGAGCGTCCACAGTCGATAGCAGCTCTCAGAAGCAAGTTTGAGAGCCTCGCAATCGCTGGTGTGAGCCCTGCTCCCACCGATGTGCCCTCAGCAACCAACGGCCATGCGACTGTTAGCTCTATCCGGAATGGCCTCCTCAGTCCCCGGCCAGAAACACCTGTCGATGGTCAAAAGGCCAAGGCAAGTCTTTTCTTACCAGCTGCTTACACCTCTACTCACTCTAAACAGCCTGTGCCACCACCAAAACCAGCTTCACGTCCCGTAAGCCCTGCGACTACATCGCCAGCTCCGCAACCTTCGTCTCTGCTCCCGCCTCCTGCACCTCGCCAAGCTCCCAGCAGGCCTACCACTCCCAAACCATCTTTTCAGACCCATCACTCAACATCTTCAGTCACTTCTATCGTGAGCGCAGCGTCTGATTCACATCTCAAACCTTCAGATACAATGGCATCTCCCCCAGCCGTAATATCGCCTGCTGTATCACCTGCACCAACGCCGCTTCGCAAATCTGCCCCTTCTGTCCCCAGCAAACCGCCATCTGTCGCTGTCACCCCCTCAGGTTcagatggtgatgaagacgagcCTGTTATCACGTCTGTAAAGGCTCTTCGTGAAAAATTCAGTGGTCAAGCTCAGGCAAGCGAAATTGCACTTCGAAAGCCTGTAGATGTTCCCAAGGCATCAGCAGTATCGGTCGTTAAGGCTGCAACGGTACATGATTCTCCTGAGCCGCTGTGTGCCCCGTCGGCTACACCCATACCTGCACCTATTCCCGCACCAGTCATACAAAGAACGCTAGACGGCAAGACATCGCCCGTAATGTTATCGCCAGCATCAGAGGGCGAAGCACTTTCAGATACCAATGATTACTCTTCACACCCGACTGCTCCTCTGGCTCCTCCGGCTCCTCCAGCACCTATCTCACGTATATCCTCTCCTGTCCCAGCTCCAGCTCCAGCCCCTTCCGGCCCTCCTCCCATAAACAGAGCACACAAACCTCCTCCACGAACTGCAATCAGCCCCGCACCCATCTTCCGTCCCGAATCGAATGTCATCACACCCAACACTACATCTCCCCCTATACCAGGCAACAAACCTGTCATCCCATCTCGCAGCTCTAGTGCCCCAGAAGCTGCAGTCCCCCCTCCGCCGCCAGAGCGCCCTCAACCGCCTCAGCTCCCTGTGCGTCGGCCGACCTTTTCTTCGCCAGATACGCTTGAGCCTAGTACCGCATCTGTCATCTCCCCACCTGCACTCGCTAGTACTCCATTGTTGCATACCATTCATGACGATACTGCTCTTGCTCCTACGCCTGCGCCTGCTACTGCCCCCCCACCATTGCCCGATCGGTCGAGAGCTAATACAATTAATCGATCCGAAAGTGAATCGAGCGCAACCACCACAGgtccacctcctcctcgtctaCCAGCTCGGCACGCAGCTATTCCTGTATCTGCTGGTAGCGGgtccacctcttccaacgCAAATGGAAGCGGCAGTACCACCATGAACCCACCCCCTCCCCCGGCTCATCCCGCATCCCCATCCAAAACTCGTATCAACTCGGGCGGCCCACCCCCACCTCTCCTCCGGAGTGCTACCGTTAACCGAGGCAGCAGCGTCGGTAGCGGGAGCGGGAgtggtggcggtggtggcggtTCCCCTCCACGTCGATCCAACACCATTTCTCGCGCAGCGCCTTTTACCCAAGAAAAATACTCTACATCAGCTACAAGCCTTGGCCTAGGCGAAAAAGGAGTATATTCagacgaagatgacgagCCTGAAGAGCCTGGAGCGGTTACCAACCTGTCCGCCCAAGCGAAAAGGATGTTGGACGAGTTTCCAGACATGACAGAAGCCAACCGTCGTCCCCCGGTGTTCGTTCCCGATATTCGTGTCAAGGAGTGCCACCACGTTTCGGCTTTTGCTGTTTATGGCCGATACGTATGCACGGGCGCACACCATGTACGAGTCTACGATACCCAGCTGTCGGATCATGCGATTAGTGTAGTAGATTTGAAAGAGACGGGGTTAGAAAGCAGGGGAAAGGACCCGAAAGTGACGGCAATGTGTTTCCGTCCGGGAGCGACggaaagtgaagaaggaaggtaCCTCTGGTGCGGTACGAAAGACGGGCATCTGTGGGAACTTGATATTTCCACCGGGGAAGTAACCAGTACCAAGGCGTTTGTACATACGTCTTCCATCAGCTATATCTGGCGGCACCGGAAGAACATCATTTCGTTGGATGAAGGGGGGAAATTACTCGTGTTTGATGTAGGCGATATAGAAGGGAAACCACCGACCATGGCGAGACAATTACGGATAGGCGACAAATTTGGGTTCGCCAAACTCATATGCGGAAAACTGTGGACATCAAGCGGTCCCCTTACCCGATCGACTACATCGTCCGCTACATCCAAGGGCCCTACCGTCCGGATATACGACCCCTGTGCGCCGGGGACGATGCCCCCGCCTAAAACGATTTTCGCAACCGAATGGGCTGGCGCGGTCACGTCGGCGACATACATGCCTTTACATCACGATACCATCTTTCTCGGCCACGAGGGTGGATTTGTCAGTGTGTGGGATGGGAAAGAGTTGGTGTGTAAGCAGGTGCTGAAGATTAGCTCGACGGATGTGCTCGCTTTGGAGGGCGTAGGAGAGTATTTATGGACGGGAAATAGGAAGGGACAGATCCATGTGTTTGATATAAAAGAAAAACCATGGTTGGCGACGAATATATGGATTGGGCATCCGTAAGTTCGATATGATTTTAGTAGGAAAAAGAGGTGTGCTAATGGATTCGATAGCGATAACCCTGTGCAATCGTTGGTGGTTGACCCATACTCAATTCAGTCTGCGGGCAGATACACATGTTGGTCTTTTGCCCGGGATGCGCTGCGAGCATGGGACGGTCTCCTCTCTGTCGACTGGATCGGTAAGCCATCTCCCACATCTTGATTGCTTTGTGCATGTGTCCTGGCACTAatcaccttttttttcgcgCTTTGCTTTCCTCTCAGACAAACAACTCACTGCACGTCAATCGTCATTCTGCACGTTCCGCCCCGTCAACGTTTTGATCTGTACATGGAACATTGACTCTGCTAAACCTACAGATCTGAATGGATCGGTCGCCAACGCCCATTTCTTGGAAGATGTGCTGAGGTCTGTGGATTCACCGGATATCATCGTGTTTGGTTTCCAGGAAGTCATCCCGTTGACTGATAAAAAATATACTGCCAGTATGtctccctttctttccatcaTTCCTCCACCCCTTTTTGATAGTAAACAGATGGAACAATCCGCTAATCATTAATCATTTTGAACACATTTGATAGAAACTCTTCTTTTCGGGAACAAATCCAAAGATGGTGGGGCAGCAGCAGACAGGGTATCCCACGCCTATCGACACTGGCTAGAAAAGCTTCAGTCAGCAGTCCAGATGGCTTCCCCTTCAAACTGTCCATATATCAAGATCCATTCAGAGAGTCTTGTAGGCTTGTTTACGTGTATCTTTGTGAAACAGTCAGAGAAAATTTCCTTACGGGATCTAGATATTACCACTGTCAAGCGGTAAGTCGTCGCTTCTTTTGAATTGTAAATGATCGGAGAGCTGATTACGAGGTTTTTGTAAAAATAGAGGAATAGGTGGGATATACGGGAACAAGGGGGCTATCGTCTCTCGCCTCGTGATGGATGATACATCCATTTGCTTTATCAACGTCCACCTCGCTGCTGGCCAGTCTCAAAAAGCTTCGCGAAACGCGGATCTTGCAGGGATCCTAGAAGATAAAGCCATTTTTCCTCCAGCGGACGAGTTACCGTTTGTTCATGGAGGGTGTGGGACGGGAATTTTGGATCATGAGATGGTGTTTTTGAATGGTGATTTGAATGTGAGTTTTTCTTGTCATTCTTTATTCGCGTGTCTGCGGGTAGAACTGACCAGTTTTGCGTAGTATCGCATTGATCAACGGCGTGAGAACGTTATCTCATCTATCGCCAATGGCGAGCTAGCCTATCTTCTTGAGCATGATCAGCTGCGTAAAGAGATGAGGACGAACCATGCTTTCAGACTGAGAAACTTTGAAGAGGCGCCCATCACGTTTGCGCCGACATACAAGTACGACCCGGGCACGCACGATTATGATTCCAGTGAGAAAAGGCGTATTCCAGCTTGGTATGTCTTTGGCATGATTTCGATTTGGACATGAAACTGACAGGGAGAATGGGAAATAGGTGTGATAGGATTCTCTACAAGAAATCGCCACGAGTACAAGCTCTTAATTATCAGCGCTATGAACCTACTGTCTCGGATCATCGACCGGTCTCTGCAGGGTATACGATAATCCTGAAAGCGATCGATTcgttgaagatgatggacgTGAGACGGGAAGCTACTGGAGAATGGGCGAAGCGAGAAAAGGAGTTGCTAGAGAAGATGCAAGAGGTGTTTGACGGTATTGAATAACACTTGTTGGTGATTCGGTATCATATGTAGCTCTAGATTTACCCAATGGACGATttatgcatgcatgttCTATGTAAATGGATGGATTGTATATATATGGTGATATGTGTGATGTGGGTTTACGGTATAATTAATTAGTGGTAGGCAGTGGAGGACTGTAACCAGCGCACATTACTTTGTTCGTCATGTCGTCGCGACGGCAACAACGACAACAAGGGTGACTGGGCAACATTGCTCGGTGCTCGTCTCTCTCCAACATGGCCCACGCTCCTCCTACCCAGCTTGGCCCATCCATcgctccaccaccaccagcgGCACCTTCGCGCGACTCTACATTAGAAAGCGCCGGCCAGGCAGCAGATATTTTCGACCTCTACGGAGCGAATGAGGAGAGTATGACGGGGAGCTGGGAAGAGCCTATGGGTGCGCTGTACGAAGACTGTGAGGCCGTGCAAGAACAGCCAGGCCAAATTCCAGAAACCACACCCAATATAAACATCATCACCTCTCCGCCGgctccaccatctccgtcTCATTCCCAGTCTCCTTCTCATTCTCGGCCCCATACTCCTATCAAACATCGCTTTCCAAGCATCATATCCCCCCGGACAGACTCCACTGCTAACTCACCCGTACGATATAGCGATATACAAAGACTGAGTCCGGCAAATACAGGCAGCAAGCGAGGATCGATGAGTACGGGTATTTTTAGCGGGACGGACGGGACGAGGAGCCAGACGAGCGTTGCCGCTTCGTCGCGGTATCCaggtgaggaagaagatgcatTTCATGTACGGTCCACCTGTACGTCGAGCTTTTTCTACTTGTGCTTGTCAAGGTATTGACCTTATCTCTACAGACGCAAGGTTAGGCGGCGAAGGTGTCCATGGAGACGGATGGGATCAAGGCGTCGAGAGAACGAGAGGTGGCCCAACAATGGCTGACAAACGCATGACCGTGTTCCCTCCATCCAAAAATGGCGATAtaggagaaaaagagaggCGATTCCTTGCCAGTCTTGACCGGTGAGAGCAGCCCACCTTTACCATCGTCTTTAACAATAATCTAACCAACGAAATCAGCTACGGCTTTGTTAACGATCCACATCGTAACCGCTCCGAATCCCGTGTAGtctccattccttcctcatccctcATAAAGATTCCCAAAATGCCCATTACTTCATCCCTATCAGGGAAACCCCCTGCTCAACCGAATAACAATTTCGTTCCCTCATCCGACCCTGGACCGACGCCCAAGCCGCCAAAGAGCTCGAGGACAGACCCAGACGCGGAAATGAAggcaaagaggaaagaaggcgagagagtgaagaagtggggaaagatgatgaaagtTAAGCggagagatggtggagggaATATCATTGAATGGCAGTGGAGTCGAGATGGCGAAGGTGCCAAGGTGAGCTTGCTTCCTTATTCAAGATAACAGAGGCAGAATTTCATGAAGCGTACAAAGTTAGCAAATAGGGTATATAAAGGCATACCCGACAGGTGGCGCATGGCAGCGTGGTGGACGCTCGCAGAGGAACAAGTTCAGAAATGGAAcggcaagggcaaaggaaaaTCCACTGCACAACAATTAATAAGTGATTATACCGTGCGTCTCCGTTTCCCCCTCTTTTCCTATTCCTGCTGAGAGGGACAAGGACCTGATTATGGTATTCCCAGGAAGCCGTCAATCTACCATCTAGTTTTGACGTCCAAATTGACCTGGACGTTCCTCGCACTATCAGTGGTCATACCATGTTTGTCACGCGCTACGGTACTGGACAAAGGAACTTGTGGCATGTGCTTCATGCGTTTAGTCAACTGTGTCCCACATGTGGGTATGTACAAGGGATGGGGCCGATAGTGGCAACTTTGCTATGCTATTACGATCCAGAAGTAAGCTTGGCGGTCCCTTTCCCATCAATGTAGACGTGAACGCGTGACGCTGACGTGCGTGAAAGAGAGCATACAGTCTGATGGTCCGTCTACATGACGTTTACGGGATGCACGAGATTTTTGAACCCGGGTTTCCGGGCTTGCTCGAAGCATTCTATGTCCAAGAACGACTAATGGAATGGCTCATACCTGACCTCTATCAATCTTTCGTATGTCTCTCTGTGTTTCCTCCTGTCGCGCCTCCTTCTGCCCCTTCATTAGCTGATTTTGTTTTTTATCTTTTGGTAGCAACGAAATATGATTTCCACAACAGCATGGGGTACCAAATGGTATATCACACTCTTTGTCAACACGGTCCCTTTTTCACAACAACTCCGAATATGGGATGTCTtgtggatggaagggagggaCGCTATTATAATCACTAGTCTTGCCATCTTGTGGTCCTTTAGAGGTACGTTCTTCCCGCTTTTCAGTTCTTTCTAGCGCCATGGCTGGATGATCATGGCTGACATGATGACGTGAAAAGATCTTCTTGCCGCACCGAATTCCTCATTTGAATCaatcctttccctcttgtCTTCCTACTTTGTCCCCGAGGACGAAGGCGTATTCATGCAATGGATTAAAAAGGTGTTGAGTCAAAAGAAAGTGAGAGAGAaaatggatggatggaggatggagtgGAAAACGTTGgcgaaagagggaaagagcgGGAGTGCTTTGTTATGATGGCGGGGAGTAATGATCTACGAATAGCTTGATAGGATACGATCGCAACGTACTTGCATTTTTTAACATCACGGAATATAATTCATTGGTACGCTGTCTACCCGTTGCGAAAGGGTGGCTGTCAAATGTCCAGGATAGAATCGGCGAATGGGCCCTTCATTACTGTCTCTTGGCAAGTGTCACTAACGACCTCCCTGTAATAGAGGGAGAACTCGCCTAGATCAGAGAGTGGCCTCTAGAAAAGGTCACGGCAGCCGGAGGGAATGACGACCTATGGGCAAATGAAGGTATGCCTTTTCGTGACACGTTCCGGAGAGATTTTACTGATGCTAACCCTTCATCTGGGCCCTGAATAGGATTTGCAGCGCTACCCCAAAGCGAATCATCCTGAGATAGGTCCAACGACAAATAAACAGGGCATAATCAGTCAGTCACATCGTCGTGTTTCTTCCCTCACGTTATTATCGGCCGGCATGAAGCTAAAAATGTGTTGACATCACGACATTTGTCACCATAGTAGATCCGTCAGGCACAGGGAGGGTTTTCTGCGGCTTCTTATCTCGTCTCGTTAGATCCGCTCGCGAATCGCGAATTGCAGTGACGGATGCCATCGACATTCACTCCATTCCGTTTCTTTCTTGTCTAACAACGCCTCTTGGAACGCTCTTTCTATCATAGAAAGAATGGTAAGGATTCATATCCTAGGGCAGAGCTCAGCTAAATCCCCAAGAAGAATTTAATAGGCGTGTGGTCTTTAGCCCTCTTGGGCAGTCAGTCCATTTCCGTCATCGCCACTCCTCTTCGTGTTCCGCAAGTTCCTTTTGCTGAACCATCATTACTTCCTCAAGACGAAACGGTCCAAGAATGGATGTCTCAAGATATAAAAGACCAGGAGATGTCCAAGCTCTTGAACCAATATGCTCCCATTTTTAAGCTATCGTACGGTTCTTCAACGAGCTATTTAGGATCAGAAGGCTGATACTCCAAAACCAGTAAAGATGAACGATATTTTCCTAGCTCAGTAGATTATATGCTTCCGCATTATAGCTTTGTAAGCATTCGACCTTTAGTGCCATTGATCCATACTGATTATGTTGTAGATAGAGAATGCTTCGGGCGATACATACCCTGCCGTTGGTCGTCATTAGACTCATTTAAAGGAAAACACTGATCGTTAACCTATCACTGTAGAACCATACTATTTTAACTCCGT
This genomic window contains:
- a CDS encoding type I inositol-1,4,5-trisphosphate 5-phosphatase 1, with product MASPLHENDEERPQSIAALRSKFESLAIAGVSPAPTDVPSATNGHATVSSIRNGLLSPRPETPVDGQKAKPVPPPKPASRPVSPATTSPAPQPSSLLPPPAPRQAPSRPTTPKPSFQTHHSTSSVTSIVSAASDSHLKPSDTMASPPAVISPAVSPAPTPLRKSAPSVPSKPPSVAVTPSGSDGDEDEPVITSVKALREKFSGQAQASEIALRKPVDVPKASAVSVVKAATVHDSPEPLCAPSATPIPAPIPAPVIQRTLDGKTSPVMLSPASEGEALSDTNDYSSHPTAPLAPPAPPAPISRISSPVPAPAPAPSGPPPINRAHKPPPRTAISPAPIFRPESNVITPNTTSPPIPGNKPVIPSRSSSAPEAAVPPPPPERPQPPQLPVRRPTFSSPDTLEPSTASVISPPALASTPLLHTIHDDTALAPTPAPATAPPPLPDRSRANTINRSESESSATTTGPPPPRLPARHAAIPVSAGSGSTSSNANGSGSTTMNPPPPPAHPASPSKTRINSGGPPPPLLRSATVNRGSSVGSGSGSGGGGGGSPPRRSNTISRAAPFTQEKYSTSATSLGLGEKGVYSDEDDEPEEPGAVTNLSAQAKRMLDEFPDMTEANRRPPVFVPDIRVKECHHVSAFAVYGRYVCTGAHHVRVYDTQLSDHAISVVDLKETGLESRGKDPKVTAMCFRPGATESEEGRYLWCGTKDGHLWELDISTGEVTSTKAFVHTSSISYIWRHRKNIISLDEGGKLLVFDVGDIEGKPPTMARQLRIGDKFGFAKLICGKLWTSSGPLTRSTTSSATSKGPTVRIYDPCAPGTMPPPKTIFATEWAGAVTSATYMPLHHDTIFLGHEGGFVSVWDGKELVCKQVLKISSTDVLALEGVGEYLWTGNRKGQIHVFDIKEKPWLATNIWIGHPDNPVQSLVVDPYSIQSAGRYTCWSFARDALRAWDGLLSVDWIDKQLTARQSSFCTFRPVNVLICTWNIDSAKPTDLNGSVANAHFLEDVLRSVDSPDIIVFGFQEVIPLTDKKYTAKTLLFGNKSKDGGAAADRVSHAYRHWLEKLQSAVQMASPSNCPYIKIHSESLVGLFTCIFVKQSEKISLRDLDITTVKRGIGGIYGNKGAIVSRLVMDDTSICFINVHLAAGQSQKASRNADLAGILEDKAIFPPADELPFVHGGCGTGILDHEMVFLNGDLNYRIDQRRENVISSIANGELAYLLEHDQLRKEMRTNHAFRLRNFEEAPITFAPTYKYDPGTHDYDSSEKRRIPAWCDRILYKKSPRVQALNYQRYEPTVSDHRPVSAGYTIILKAIDSLKMMDVRREATGEWAKREKELLEKMQEVFDGIE
- a CDS encoding GTPase activating protein, coding for MAHAPPTQLGPSIAPPPPAAPSRDSTLESAGQAADIFDLYGANEESMTGSWEEPMGALYEDCEAVQEQPGQIPETTPNINIITSPPAPPSPSHSQSPSHSRPHTPIKHRFPSIISPRTDSTANSPVRYSDIQRLSPANTGSKRGSMSTGIFSGTDGTRSQTSVAASSRYPGEEEDAFHVRSTYARLGGEGVHGDGWDQGVERTRGGPTMADKRMTVFPPSKNGDIGEKERRFLASLDRYGFVNDPHRNRSESRVVSIPSSSLIKIPKMPITSSLSGKPPAQPNNNFVPSSDPGPTPKPPKSSRTDPDAEMKAKRKEGERVKKWGKMMKVKRRDGGGNIIEWQWSRDGEGAKLANRVYKGIPDRWRMAAWWTLAEEQVQKWNGKGKGKSTAQQLISDYTEAVNLPSSFDVQIDLDVPRTISGHTMFVTRYGTGQRNLWHVLHAFSQLCPTCGYVQGMGPIVATLLCYYDPERAYSLMVRLHDVYGMHEIFEPGFPGLLEAFYVQERLMEWLIPDLYQSFQRNMISTTAWGTKWYITLFVNTVPFSQQLRIWDVLWMEGRDAIIITSLAILWSFRDLLAAPNSSFESILSLLSSYFVPEDEGVFMQWIKKVLSQKKVREKMDGWRMEWKTLAKEGKSGSALL